In Alphaproteobacteria bacterium, a genomic segment contains:
- a CDS encoding xanthine dehydrogenase family protein molybdopterin-binding subunit: protein MFIHDAIWSLPELDSGPATPENRLAVGTARRRLEDARLLAGKGAYLDDLPSADTLRGVIARSPYAHAKIARIDATAARAIPGVALILTAADLDADGIKPIPALSAVKIDGTPVKIAPPPFELLARDTVRHVGDPVAFVVAETETIAMEAVEALAIDYEELTPVLSPDDAAALPGYEIALGDAAAVDAAFAVAHKIVELEVINQRLAGVPLEPRNAQGEPDGERVTLRTGTQAPHLVRRVLTADVFGWPEKQLRVIAPDTGGGFGLKATVMREQGLAVWAAKKLGRKVRWISTRSEAFLSDTGGRDMRTRIAVAFDKDAKILALRAAVSANLGAYLSYFGPVPANIGLVGMIGVYATPAAHITSRARFTNTAPVDAYRGAGRPESIYAIERALDKAAREFGIGPDEIRRRNVVPFAALPYRTPMGTLYDSGDFKGTIDKLVAFADVAGFAARRKESETRGRLRGLGLGCYIERAAGGAEEAATVILDAEGGADVLLGTMTQGQGHVTAYTQIVADRLGLDPARIRIHQGDTDVVARGVGTFGSRSLPVGGSALQRAIDKVVEGLTPLAAELLEAAAVDIEFRDAGFRIAGTDRVIDVPRVAKAFHERRETGQRLPGGLGADLSAQGTFQPVEPTFPNGCHACEVEIDPDTGEVAVTRYSCVDDFGNEINPLLVDGQMHGALAQGIGQALLEHFVHDETTGQPLTGSFMDYAMPRAGDLPFFDLARNPDPCKNNPLGLKGCAEAGCIGAPPVVISAVLDALAPLGVKHIDMPATPYRVWKAIDDARQTKGSN from the coding sequence ATGTTCATCCACGACGCGATTTGGAGCCTTCCCGAATTGGATAGCGGTCCCGCCACGCCCGAAAACCGCCTCGCCGTCGGCACCGCGCGCCGCCGGTTGGAGGATGCGCGGCTGCTCGCAGGCAAAGGCGCCTATCTCGACGATCTGCCGTCGGCGGATACGCTGCGCGGCGTGATCGCGCGTTCGCCCTACGCGCATGCCAAGATCGCGCGGATCGACGCGACGGCCGCGCGCGCCATCCCCGGTGTGGCGCTGATCCTCACCGCCGCCGATCTCGACGCCGACGGCATCAAGCCGATCCCCGCCCTCTCCGCCGTCAAGATCGACGGCACGCCGGTGAAGATCGCGCCGCCGCCTTTCGAGTTGCTGGCGCGCGACACGGTGCGCCATGTCGGCGATCCCGTCGCTTTCGTGGTCGCTGAAACCGAAACGATCGCGATGGAAGCGGTCGAAGCGTTGGCGATCGACTACGAAGAACTGACGCCCGTGTTGTCGCCGGACGACGCGGCCGCCCTGCCCGGCTACGAGATCGCGTTGGGCGACGCGGCCGCCGTGGATGCGGCCTTCGCCGTCGCGCATAAGATCGTCGAATTGGAAGTCATCAACCAACGCCTCGCCGGCGTGCCGCTCGAACCGCGCAACGCGCAGGGCGAACCCGATGGCGAACGCGTGACGTTGCGCACCGGCACGCAAGCGCCGCATCTGGTGCGCCGCGTGTTGACCGCCGACGTGTTCGGCTGGCCCGAGAAGCAATTGCGCGTGATCGCCCCCGACACCGGCGGCGGCTTCGGCCTGAAAGCGACGGTGATGCGCGAACAGGGCCTGGCCGTATGGGCGGCGAAGAAACTCGGCCGCAAAGTGCGCTGGATATCGACGCGTAGCGAGGCGTTCCTGTCCGACACCGGCGGGCGCGACATGCGCACGCGCATCGCCGTCGCGTTCGACAAGGACGCGAAGATCCTGGCTTTGCGCGCCGCCGTCAGCGCCAATCTCGGCGCCTATCTTTCCTATTTCGGGCCCGTGCCCGCCAATATCGGCTTGGTCGGCATGATCGGCGTCTACGCCACACCCGCCGCCCACATCACCTCGCGCGCGCGTTTCACGAACACGGCACCGGTCGACGCCTATCGCGGTGCGGGCCGCCCTGAGTCGATCTACGCGATCGAACGCGCGCTCGACAAAGCCGCGCGCGAATTCGGGATCGGCCCCGACGAAATCCGCCGGCGCAATGTCGTGCCCTTCGCCGCCCTGCCTTATCGCACGCCGATGGGTACGCTCTACGACAGCGGCGATTTCAAGGGGACGATCGACAAGCTGGTCGCCTTCGCCGATGTCGCGGGCTTTGCCGCACGCCGCAAGGAAAGCGAAACGCGCGGCAGACTTCGCGGCCTCGGCCTCGGCTGCTATATCGAGCGCGCGGCGGGCGGTGCGGAAGAAGCCGCGACCGTGATCCTCGATGCCGAGGGCGGCGCCGACGTGCTGCTCGGCACGATGACCCAAGGCCAGGGGCACGTAACCGCCTATACGCAGATCGTCGCGGATCGGCTAGGTCTCGATCCCGCGCGCATCCGCATCCATCAAGGCGACACCGATGTCGTGGCGCGCGGCGTGGGCACGTTCGGCTCGCGCTCGCTGCCCGTCGGCGGATCGGCTTTACAACGCGCGATCGACAAGGTCGTCGAGGGTCTCACGCCCTTGGCCGCCGAACTTCTGGAAGCCGCAGCCGTCGATATCGAATTCCGCGACGCGGGCTTCCGCATCGCGGGCACGGATCGCGTGATCGACGTGCCGCGCGTCGCCAAAGCATTCCACGAACGCCGCGAGACGGGCCAGCGTCTGCCCGGCGGGCTCGGCGCCGATCTTTCCGCGCAAGGCACGTTCCAACCGGTCGAGCCGACCTTCCCCAATGGCTGCCATGCCTGCGAGGTCGAGATCGATCCCGATACCGGCGAAGTCGCCGTGACGCGCTATTCCTGCGTCGACGATTTCGGCAACGAGATCAATCCGCTGCTGGTCGACGGCCAGATGCATGGTGCGCTGGCGCAAGGGATCGGCCAAGCGCTGCTCGAACATTTCGTCCATGACGAAACGACCGGCCAGCCGCTGACCGGCTCGTTCATGGATTACGCGATGCCGCGCGCGGGCGATCTGCCGTTCTTCGATCTCGCGCGCAATCCCGACCCGTGCAAAAACAACCCGCTGGGTCTGAAAGGCTGCGCGGAAGCGGGCTGCATCGGCGCCCCGCCGGTCGTGATCTCGGCCGTGCTGGATGCGCTCGCACCGCTCGGCGTCAAACATATCGACATGCCGGCGACCCCCTATCGCGTGTGGAAGGCGATCGACGACGCGCGGCAAACCAAAGGTTCGAATTGA
- a CDS encoding succinylglutamate desuccinylase/aspartoacylase family protein, producing the protein MTQARTRLTTDIDYAGKGKQLGFLRLVHSDDRYAFGILPIPLAVIANGEGPTMLLTSGTHGDEYEGQILLHDLIRNLDPARITGRLIVLPALNFPAVMAASRVSPLDQGNLNRAFPGEADGGPTSAIAHYLTSVVLPMTNAAADLHSGGTTGMYVPSVYLHGGGDAALRKRKLDGARAFGLPYTVCAMATSDSRSMSAQCDRMGIPMVATEFPGAASIDIDALAIGREGLMRLLHHFGVLKEAPPRARFHDTKLITPTGAGSLVMAPLDGLFEPLVGLGARVTKGQPVARIHPIGEIERAAAELTAPHDGLIMVRRANTLVTRGDYVYRLARDFSEAEYLA; encoded by the coding sequence ATGACCCAGGCGCGCACGCGGTTGACGACGGATATCGACTACGCCGGCAAGGGCAAGCAGCTCGGCTTTCTGCGCCTCGTCCATTCGGACGATCGCTACGCCTTCGGTATTCTCCCCATTCCGTTGGCGGTGATTGCCAATGGCGAAGGCCCGACGATGCTGCTGACATCGGGCACGCATGGCGACGAATACGAAGGTCAGATCCTGTTGCACGATCTGATCCGCAATCTCGACCCTGCGCGCATCACGGGCCGGTTGATCGTGCTGCCCGCGTTGAATTTCCCGGCCGTGATGGCGGCCTCGCGCGTCTCGCCGCTCGATCAAGGCAATCTCAACCGCGCCTTTCCGGGCGAGGCCGACGGCGGGCCGACCTCGGCGATCGCGCATTACCTGACCAGCGTCGTCCTGCCGATGACGAACGCCGCCGCCGATCTGCATTCGGGCGGCACGACGGGTATGTATGTGCCCAGCGTCTACCTGCACGGCGGCGGCGATGCGGCGTTGCGCAAGCGCAAGCTCGACGGCGCGCGCGCTTTCGGCTTGCCTTACACGGTTTGCGCGATGGCGACGTCGGATAGCCGGTCGATGTCCGCGCAATGCGACCGGATGGGCATTCCGATGGTCGCAACCGAATTCCCGGGCGCGGCGTCGATCGATATCGACGCCCTCGCCATCGGCCGCGAAGGCCTGATGCGCCTGCTGCATCACTTCGGCGTGCTGAAGGAAGCGCCGCCGCGCGCGCGTTTCCACGACACGAAGCTGATCACACCGACGGGGGCGGGATCGCTGGTCATGGCCCCGCTCGACGGTTTGTTCGAGCCTTTGGTGGGCTTGGGCGCGCGCGTGACGAAAGGCCAGCCCGTGGCGCGCATCCATCCGATCGGCGAAATCGAGCGCGCGGCGGCCGAACTGACCGCCCCGCATGACGGGCTGATCATGGTCCGCCGCGCCAACACGCTGGTCACGCGCGGCGATTACGTTTATCGCCTCGCGCGCGATTTCAGCGAGGCGGAATATCTCGCCTAA
- a CDS encoding ABC transporter substrate-binding protein, translating to MKARFLSAVILAAGFCAPIADAAELRMGMAAEATYVDPHAQAIGPNFELMLHIFDTLARVGPNEEILPGIAQSWRIVEPPNLWEFKLRPGLKFHDGAPLTAHDVKFSIERAPNVPGAPSTYSRNLRNVDAVEVVDDLTLRVRTKRPGLLLPANLAQIAIVDRRIGMDATTQSFATGKSANGTGPYRFVEFVPGERVTLEANPAWADGKPRWDRVTLRLLRSPAARLAALLTGAVDVINDVPPGDIEKLQREERVALSNGLSNRVIFWAMDVARETSPFVTGKDGGAIANPMRDPRVREAMALAVDRPAIVSRLMEGAAVEASQIPLEGHPGFLGDLKNPASDLAKARALMAAAGVANGFRLAIHTTNGRYLNDTRQAQTIAQMLARIGIEASVQPTHIGTYFNQARNKEFSFLIVGWGHTSTDPLLVMRETFHSTAANNYGSWIDPVSDKLLDDADVELDQVKRGQMLAEVTRRAAAANVILPSHYQVNYWATRKDLRYVPRRDEATVAESVVPR from the coding sequence ATGAAGGCACGATTTCTCTCGGCGGTAATCCTGGCTGCGGGTTTCTGCGCGCCGATCGCCGACGCGGCCGAACTGCGCATGGGCATGGCGGCGGAGGCGACCTATGTCGATCCGCACGCCCAAGCCATCGGCCCGAACTTCGAGTTGATGCTGCATATCTTCGACACGCTGGCGCGCGTCGGGCCGAACGAGGAGATCCTGCCCGGCATCGCCCAATCCTGGCGCATCGTCGAACCGCCGAATCTTTGGGAGTTCAAGCTCCGCCCGGGATTGAAGTTCCACGACGGCGCGCCGTTGACCGCGCATGACGTGAAATTCTCGATCGAACGCGCCCCCAACGTTCCCGGCGCGCCCTCGACCTATAGCCGGAACTTGCGCAACGTCGATGCGGTCGAGGTCGTCGACGATCTGACCTTGCGCGTGCGCACCAAGCGGCCCGGCCTGTTGCTGCCCGCCAATCTCGCCCAGATCGCGATCGTCGATCGGCGCATCGGCATGGACGCGACGACGCAAAGCTTCGCCACCGGCAAGTCGGCGAATGGCACCGGTCCGTATCGCTTCGTCGAGTTCGTGCCGGGCGAGCGCGTAACGCTCGAGGCCAATCCCGCCTGGGCGGACGGCAAGCCGCGTTGGGATCGCGTGACTCTGCGCTTGCTGCGCAGTCCGGCCGCGCGCCTTGCCGCATTGCTGACCGGTGCGGTCGACGTGATCAACGACGTGCCGCCCGGCGATATCGAAAAGCTGCAACGCGAGGAACGCGTGGCGCTGTCCAACGGGCTGTCGAACCGCGTGATCTTTTGGGCGATGGACGTGGCGCGCGAAACCTCGCCCTTCGTCACGGGCAAGGATGGCGGCGCGATCGCCAATCCGATGCGCGATCCGCGCGTGCGCGAAGCGATGGCGCTGGCGGTCGATCGCCCGGCGATCGTTTCGCGGTTGATGGAAGGGGCGGCCGTCGAGGCGAGCCAGATCCCGCTCGAAGGCCATCCGGGCTTCCTTGGCGATCTCAAGAATCCCGCCTCCGATCTCGCCAAAGCGCGCGCGCTTATGGCGGCGGCGGGCGTCGCGAACGGTTTCCGCCTCGCGATCCACACGACCAACGGGCGCTATCTCAACGACACGCGCCAAGCGCAGACGATCGCGCAGATGCTGGCGCGGATCGGGATCGAAGCGAGCGTGCAGCCCACCCATATCGGCACGTATTTCAATCAGGCGCGGAACAAGGAATTCTCGTTCCTGATCGTCGGCTGGGGCCACACCTCGACCGATCCGCTGCTGGTGATGCGCGAGACGTTCCATTCGACCGCCGCCAACAACTACGGCAGCTGGATCGATCCGGTATCCGACAAGCTGCTCGACGACGCCGACGTGGAACTCGATCAAGTCAAGCGCGGCCAAATGCTCGCCGAAGTCACGCGCCGCGCGGCGGCGGCGAACGTGATCCTGCCGTCGCATTACCAAGTGAATTACTGGGCGACGCGCAAGGATCTGCGCTACGTGCCGCGCCGCGACGAAGCGACCGTGGCCGAAAGCGTGGTGCCGCGTTAG
- a CDS encoding amino acid ABC transporter permease gives MSGAIAKPRDAFPWRRVGETAQFLLFAAFVLWVAVRGAQSMGYNWQWSRVPRYLYREIDGEIWLGPLLKGMIVTLQISALALLLTVVIGLIVAVLRRSNSIAGEGLSRVYIEAIRNTPLLVQLYIFYFILSPILGIDRYWTGVLCLAVFEGAFAAEIFRAGIEAVAKGQWEAARAMGLRPAQIYRFVVLPQALRIVLPPLTGLGVSLVKHSAIVSVIAVFDLTNEGRNVIADTFMTFEIWLVVAGLYLAVTVAMSQAVRILEARLKS, from the coding sequence ATGAGCGGGGCCATCGCCAAGCCGCGCGACGCGTTCCCGTGGCGGCGCGTGGGCGAGACGGCGCAGTTCCTGTTGTTCGCCGCTTTCGTGCTGTGGGTCGCGGTGCGCGGCGCCCAAAGCATGGGCTATAATTGGCAGTGGTCGCGCGTTCCCCGCTATCTCTATCGCGAAATCGACGGCGAGATCTGGCTCGGCCCCTTGCTGAAGGGGATGATCGTCACGCTGCAGATCAGTGCTTTGGCACTGCTGCTGACCGTCGTCATCGGCTTGATCGTCGCGGTGTTGCGCCGTTCGAACTCGATCGCCGGCGAAGGCCTGTCGCGAGTCTATATCGAAGCGATCCGCAACACGCCGCTGCTGGTGCAGCTCTACATCTTCTATTTCATCCTGTCGCCGATCCTGGGCATCGATCGCTACTGGACGGGCGTGCTGTGTCTCGCCGTGTTCGAAGGCGCCTTCGCCGCGGAGATCTTCCGCGCCGGCATCGAAGCCGTCGCCAAGGGGCAATGGGAAGCCGCGCGCGCGATGGGCTTACGCCCCGCGCAGATCTATCGCTTCGTCGTGCTGCCCCAAGCATTGCGCATCGTGCTGCCGCCGCTGACGGGGCTTGGCGTCTCGCTCGTGAAGCATTCGGCGATCGTGTCGGTCATCGCGGTGTTCGACCTGACCAACGAAGGGCGCAACGTCATCGCCGATACGTTCATGACGTTCGAAATCTGGCTGGTCGTCGCCGGTCTTTATCTCGCCGTCACCGTCGCGATGTCGCAGGCGGTGCGGATTCTCGAAGCCCGTCTCAAAAGTTGA
- a CDS encoding transporter substrate-binding domain-containing protein: MFGLRKLALTAIAVAAVMAPVASKAQDARAALSATSAIEEIKKRGALRVGLSTFVPWAFRSKSGDLIGYEVDVSKKLAEDMGVKLELVPTAWDGIIPALIAGQFDFIIGGMTITPARNLTVNFTSPYSATGVDVVASKKLADGFKTIADFNKPNVTLSARRGTSAATTAQRLFPNATLRLFDDDAPALLEVTNDRAHAWISTVPKPAFAVLDNPNALFRPFAEPLVGQADAMAVRKGDPDSLNFLNNWIQSRTIDGWLAERQAYWFKARDWRDQQAQ, from the coding sequence ATGTTCGGATTGAGGAAATTGGCCCTGACGGCGATCGCCGTCGCGGCGGTGATGGCGCCGGTGGCGTCCAAAGCGCAGGACGCGCGCGCGGCGTTGTCCGCGACCAGCGCCATCGAGGAGATCAAGAAGCGCGGCGCGCTGCGCGTCGGCCTCTCGACCTTCGTGCCGTGGGCGTTCCGTTCGAAATCGGGCGATCTGATCGGCTACGAAGTCGATGTCTCCAAGAAGCTGGCCGAGGATATGGGCGTGAAGCTCGAACTCGTGCCGACCGCGTGGGACGGCATCATCCCCGCGCTGATCGCCGGCCAGTTCGATTTCATCATCGGCGGCATGACGATCACCCCGGCGCGCAACCTGACCGTCAACTTCACGTCGCCCTATTCGGCGACGGGCGTGGACGTCGTCGCCAGTAAGAAGCTGGCCGACGGCTTCAAGACGATCGCCGATTTCAACAAGCCGAACGTCACGCTGTCGGCCCGCCGCGGCACCTCGGCCGCGACGACCGCGCAGCGCCTGTTCCCGAACGCGACCTTGCGTCTGTTCGATGACGACGCGCCGGCGCTGCTCGAAGTCACGAACGATCGCGCGCATGCCTGGATCAGCACCGTGCCGAAGCCGGCCTTCGCCGTGCTCGACAATCCGAACGCGCTGTTCCGTCCCTTCGCCGAGCCGCTGGTCGGCCAGGCCGACGCGATGGCCGTGCGCAAGGGCGATCCGGACTCGCTCAACTTCCTCAACAACTGGATCCAAAGCCGGACGATCGATGGCTGGCTCGCCGAACGTCAGGCCTATTGGTTCAAGGCGCGCGATTGGCGCGACCAGCAGGCCCAGTGA
- a CDS encoding amino acid ABC transporter permease, with the protein MAPPVENRRRFRLLDAVILAVVAAACAYLIWRANTVLNYNWNWSRVWPFILRYDEAKEAWVPNLILIGLWTTIRIAIWSAIGAAIIGAVMGLARISQSLFFRLVAGSYVELVRNMPPLVFVFVVYFFLTSQIVPLIGIDVALRNASPATIATIEMLFGPARLLPAILSAILCMALFEGAYVTEIVRGGVQSIERGQWDAAKAMALTRVQTLRLVVLPQAIQRTLPPLAGQFISLVKDTSIVSLISIQDLTFLGNEVAATTTRLFETWIIIAVLYFLLCWSLSLAFARLETRMGKHR; encoded by the coding sequence ATGGCGCCGCCGGTCGAAAACCGGCGGCGCTTTCGTCTTCTCGACGCGGTCATTCTGGCCGTGGTGGCGGCCGCGTGCGCCTATCTGATTTGGCGCGCGAACACGGTCCTTAACTACAATTGGAATTGGTCGCGGGTCTGGCCCTTCATCCTGCGCTACGACGAAGCGAAGGAAGCTTGGGTCCCCAATCTGATCCTGATCGGCCTATGGACGACCATCCGTATCGCCATCTGGTCGGCGATCGGGGCGGCGATCATCGGCGCGGTGATGGGCCTTGCGCGCATCTCGCAATCGCTGTTCTTCCGGCTGGTCGCCGGATCCTATGTCGAGCTGGTGCGCAATATGCCCCCACTCGTGTTCGTCTTCGTCGTCTATTTCTTCCTGACCAGCCAGATCGTCCCGCTGATCGGCATCGACGTGGCGTTGCGCAACGCGTCGCCCGCCACGATCGCGACGATCGAAATGCTGTTCGGTCCCGCGCGATTGCTGCCGGCCATCCTGTCGGCGATCCTGTGCATGGCGCTGTTCGAAGGCGCCTACGTCACCGAGATCGTGCGCGGCGGCGTGCAATCGATCGAACGCGGTCAATGGGACGCGGCCAAGGCCATGGCGTTGACGCGCGTGCAAACGCTGCGCCTCGTCGTGCTGCCGCAGGCGATCCAGCGCACGCTGCCCCCTCTCGCGGGGCAGTTCATCTCGCTGGTCAAGGACACGTCGATCGTGTCGCTGATCTCGATCCAGGATCTGACGTTCCTGGGCAACGAAGTCGCGGCGACGACCACGCGCCTGTTCGAAACTTGGATCATCATCGCGGTGCTCTATTTCCTGCTGTGCTGGTCGCTGTCGCTGGCCTTTGCGCGGCTGGAAACGCGGATGGGCAAGCACCGATGA
- a CDS encoding FAD-binding oxidoreductase, with the protein MSAGRAAIAVAGGGVVGLSCAFALAARGHEVALFDPTPGRGTSWGNAGGITPGWVSPLATWSTLRAVPSMLTDPLSPLAIRPGYLPALLPWLLRFAMSARRAEDMSKALAALTLTSMADWREFAAEAQVDHLIRAQGLLYVYTSQASRDGAEAAHAFRRRRGVTLEEFDAASLRRFAPMLSESYRHAVYAPGAGHFADPGALCDGLAAAFLAKGGRIERAKIVDVAPISNGIALVTENGLFHAKQFVLALGAHSQTLATKLGARVPLDVERGYHAHLPSPGVELPAQMIDGEGKYAVTSMNTGLRLAGTVEFAGLDAAPDMRRAERLIGNAKALLPGLNANDATYWMGFRPSLPDGLPVLGRSPASPKAIFAFGHAHLGTTLAAITAKIVAALIEDRDPGLDLRPYDPLRFRHWF; encoded by the coding sequence ATGAGCGCAGGCAGGGCGGCGATCGCGGTCGCCGGCGGCGGCGTGGTCGGGCTTTCCTGCGCCTTCGCCCTGGCCGCGCGCGGGCACGAGGTCGCACTGTTCGACCCAACGCCGGGGCGCGGCACCTCCTGGGGCAATGCGGGCGGGATCACGCCGGGCTGGGTGTCGCCGTTGGCAACTTGGTCCACATTGCGCGCCGTGCCGTCGATGCTGACCGATCCTTTGTCGCCGCTGGCGATCCGCCCCGGCTATCTGCCCGCCTTGTTGCCCTGGCTGCTGCGCTTCGCGATGTCGGCGCGGCGCGCGGAAGATATGTCGAAGGCGCTGGCGGCGCTGACGTTGACCTCGATGGCCGATTGGCGCGAATTCGCGGCCGAGGCACAGGTCGATCACCTGATCCGCGCCCAAGGCCTGCTTTACGTTTATACGAGCCAAGCGAGCCGGGACGGGGCTGAAGCCGCGCACGCGTTTCGCCGCCGGCGTGGCGTGACGCTGGAGGAATTCGACGCGGCTTCGTTGCGCCGCTTTGCGCCGATGCTGTCGGAAAGCTACCGTCACGCGGTCTACGCGCCCGGCGCCGGGCACTTCGCCGATCCGGGTGCGCTGTGCGACGGGCTCGCTGCCGCGTTCCTGGCCAAAGGCGGGCGGATCGAGCGTGCGAAGATCGTCGACGTGGCGCCGATCAGCAACGGGATCGCGCTGGTGACCGAAAACGGCCTGTTCCACGCCAAACAATTCGTGCTGGCGCTGGGTGCGCATTCGCAAACCCTGGCGACCAAGCTGGGGGCCCGCGTGCCGCTGGATGTCGAACGCGGCTATCACGCGCATTTGCCGTCGCCGGGCGTCGAACTGCCAGCACAGATGATCGACGGGGAGGGCAAATACGCCGTCACCTCGATGAACACGGGGCTTCGCCTGGCGGGCACGGTCGAGTTCGCGGGGCTCGATGCCGCGCCCGATATGCGCCGCGCCGAAAGGCTGATCGGCAATGCCAAAGCATTGTTGCCGGGCTTGAACGCGAACGATGCGACCTATTGGATGGGCTTTCGCCCGTCTTTGCCCGATGGCTTGCCCGTGCTGGGCCGATCGCCCGCCAGCCCCAAGGCGATCTTCGCTTTCGGGCATGCGCATCTGGGCACGACGCTGGCCGCGATCACCGCGAAGATCGTGGCGGCTTTGATCGAAGATCGCGATCCCGGACTCGATTTGCGGCCTTATGATCCGCTGCGATTCCGGCACTGGTTCTAA
- a CDS encoding peroxidase-related enzyme (This protein belongs to a clade of uncharacterized proteins related to peroxidases such as the alkylhydroperoxidase AhpD.): MTAWIQMLQYDESTGYLRELYDRVKGPGGKIDNVMKVHSLRPHTMEGHSALYKSVLHHTGNTLPVWFLECLGVYTSLANKCDYSVAHHFAGLTRLLKDEAKAQKIYKAFVAVQPEKMFDGKELALLRYVRKLTLEPQTMAESDIVAARTAGASDAEIFEANQVCAYFNYSNRLLNGLGVTTQGDVLGFSPPNTDKLDDWEHV, translated from the coding sequence ATGACGGCGTGGATCCAAATGCTGCAATACGACGAGTCGACCGGCTATCTGCGCGAGCTCTACGACCGCGTGAAGGGCCCGGGCGGCAAGATCGACAACGTGATGAAGGTCCACTCGCTGCGCCCGCACACGATGGAAGGGCATAGCGCGCTGTACAAAAGCGTGTTGCACCATACGGGCAACACGCTGCCGGTCTGGTTCCTCGAGTGCCTCGGCGTCTATACGAGCCTCGCCAATAAATGCGATTACTCGGTCGCACATCACTTCGCCGGATTGACGCGTCTGTTGAAGGACGAGGCGAAGGCGCAGAAGATCTATAAAGCCTTCGTCGCCGTGCAGCCGGAGAAGATGTTCGACGGTAAGGAACTGGCGCTGTTGCGCTATGTGCGCAAACTGACGCTCGAACCGCAGACCATGGCCGAGAGCGATATCGTCGCGGCGCGCACCGCCGGGGCGAGCGACGCCGAGATTTTCGAGGCCAATCAGGTTTGCGCCTATTTCAATTATTCCAATCGCCTGCTCAACGGTTTGGGCGTGACCACGCAAGGCGACGTACTTGGCTTTTCGCCGCCCAACACCGACAAGCTCGACGATTGGGAGCATGTTTGA
- a CDS encoding creatininase family protein, which yields MRLELQTWHKVRDYLSRSKGIVVPIGSTEQHGPEGLIGTDHLCPEAIARKMGADRGVLVAPTIQVGMSQFHLDFPGSMSLRPSTLMAVVRDYIASLSRTGFERIYFLNGHGGNVAPVRAAFQEFFAELSMTGRDKDVRVRCKLKSWWELPRVDARRKALYGASEGFHGTPSEIAITQAAWPEAIQEFQLPPPPSHGRNDLLEHAGDNYYEAADYRRRFPDGRVISDSALATRAAGEEFIALGAEDLFEEFERFRNSD from the coding sequence ATGCGCCTCGAACTCCAGACATGGCACAAGGTGCGGGACTATCTGTCCCGCTCGAAGGGCATCGTGGTGCCGATCGGTTCGACCGAGCAGCACGGGCCCGAAGGCTTGATCGGTACCGACCATCTGTGCCCTGAAGCGATCGCCCGCAAGATGGGTGCCGATAGGGGCGTGCTGGTGGCGCCGACGATCCAGGTGGGAATGTCGCAATTCCATCTCGACTTTCCGGGATCGATGTCGCTGCGCCCTTCGACCTTGATGGCCGTGGTGCGCGACTACATTGCCTCGCTGTCGCGCACGGGGTTCGAGCGCATCTATTTCCTGAACGGCCATGGCGGCAACGTGGCGCCGGTGCGCGCCGCGTTTCAAGAATTCTTCGCTGAGTTGTCTATGACCGGCCGCGACAAGGATGTGCGGGTGCGCTGCAAGCTGAAAAGCTGGTGGGAGCTGCCGCGCGTCGATGCGCGCCGCAAGGCGCTTTACGGGGCGAGCGAAGGCTTCCACGGCACGCCGTCGGAAATCGCGATCACCCAGGCCGCGTGGCCCGAGGCGATCCAGGAATTCCAATTGCCGCCGCCGCCCTCGCATGGGCGCAACGATCTGCTGGAACATGCGGGCGACAATTACTACGAGGCGGCCGATTATCGCCGCCGCTTCCCCGACGGCCGCGTGATCTCCGATTCCGCGTTGGCCACGCGCGCGGCGGGCGAGGAATTCATCGCCCTGGGGGCCGAAGATCTGTTCGAGGAATTCGAGCGCTTCCGCAATTCCGATTAG